One stretch of Streptomyces peucetius DNA includes these proteins:
- a CDS encoding ABC transporter permease, which translates to MWVRSTMAYRASFAMTTFGNFAATGFDFVAILLMFSHVDALGGYTLPEIAFLYGTTSTAFGLADLVMGSMDRLGRRIRDGTLDTLLVRPVPVLAQVAADRFALRRLGRITQGLLVLTYALVTLDIEWTAGKVAMMPLMLLCGGAIFASVFVAGAAFQFFAQDAAEVQSSFTYGGNTLLQYPPSIFAKDLVRGVTFVVPLAFVNWVPSLYVLGRENPIGLPGWFALLPPVVAAGCLGLAALAWRTGLRSYRSTGN; encoded by the coding sequence ATGTGGGTGCGTTCCACGATGGCGTACCGGGCGTCGTTCGCGATGACGACCTTCGGGAACTTCGCCGCCACCGGTTTCGACTTCGTCGCGATCCTGCTGATGTTCTCGCACGTCGATGCGCTGGGCGGCTACACGCTGCCCGAGATCGCGTTCCTGTACGGGACCACCAGTACCGCCTTCGGCCTCGCCGACCTGGTGATGGGATCGATGGACCGGCTGGGGCGCCGCATACGGGACGGGACGCTCGACACCCTCCTCGTACGGCCGGTGCCGGTGCTCGCGCAGGTCGCCGCGGACCGGTTCGCGCTGCGCCGCCTCGGGCGGATCACACAGGGCCTGCTGGTGCTCACGTACGCGCTGGTGACCCTCGACATCGAATGGACGGCGGGGAAGGTGGCGATGATGCCGCTGATGCTGCTCTGCGGCGGTGCGATCTTCGCGTCGGTGTTCGTGGCGGGCGCGGCGTTCCAGTTCTTCGCACAGGACGCCGCCGAGGTGCAGAGCTCCTTCACGTACGGCGGGAACACCCTGCTCCAGTACCCGCCGTCGATTTTCGCCAAGGACCTGGTCCGCGGCGTGACGTTCGTCGTGCCGCTGGCCTTCGTCAACTGGGTGCCGTCGCTGTACGTGCTCGGCCGCGAGAACCCCATCGGCCTGCCCGGCTGGTTCGCGCTGCTGCCGCCCGTCGTCGCCGCCGGCTGTCTCGGGCTCGCCGCACTGGCCTGGCGGACCGGTCTCCGTTCGTACCGCAGCACCGGAAACTGA
- a CDS encoding HNH endonuclease signature motif containing protein, which translates to MTGARRYTRELLAAAAEACADIDEVIAFLGTQPYEKLQRHLLRRFEHYGIDVSHFPRPRRGPHGAKLPPGPDEVRAAVSQSTSVAGALRVLQRPDNTRLRAQFRQLVAEYGIDTSHFLGQAHQKGKPGTAAKPAAEILVRRHAGHRTKTALLRRALSESGVPELCDGCGTGPAWFGRPMTLEVDHINGDCRDDRRENLRLLCPNCHAVTTTWCRGGKARKHVPASAP; encoded by the coding sequence GTGACCGGAGCCCGCCGGTACACGCGCGAGCTACTCGCCGCAGCAGCTGAAGCCTGCGCCGACATCGACGAGGTGATCGCCTTCCTCGGCACACAGCCGTACGAGAAGCTGCAGCGCCACCTGCTCAGGCGTTTCGAGCACTACGGCATCGATGTGTCGCACTTCCCACGACCACGCCGCGGGCCTCACGGGGCCAAGCTCCCTCCCGGGCCCGACGAGGTGCGGGCCGCAGTGTCGCAGTCGACTTCCGTGGCGGGTGCGCTGCGTGTCCTTCAACGCCCCGACAACACCAGGCTGCGAGCGCAGTTCCGTCAGCTGGTCGCCGAGTACGGAATCGACACATCGCACTTTCTCGGGCAGGCACATCAGAAGGGAAAGCCCGGCACGGCGGCAAAGCCAGCGGCGGAGATCCTGGTCAGGCGCCACGCCGGACACCGCACGAAGACAGCGCTGCTGCGTCGCGCCCTGAGCGAGAGCGGCGTCCCCGAGTTGTGTGACGGATGCGGGACCGGCCCTGCATGGTTCGGTCGGCCAATGACGCTCGAGGTCGATCACATCAACGGCGATTGCCGGGACGACCGTCGTGAGAACCTCCGGTTGTTGTGTCCCAACTGCCACGCGGTCACGACGACGTGGTGCCGGGGCGGCAAGGCACGCAAGCATGTGCCGGCGTCCGCGCCATGA
- a CDS encoding ABC transporter permease, which produces MRLYAVVAAGGFRRYATYRVATAAGVFTNTVFGFILAYTYIALWDERPQLGGYDQSQALTYVWLGQALLMTCAMMGGGFEDELIERIRTGDIAIDLYRPADLQLWWLAGDLGRAAFHLLGRGIVPMVLGAMAFDLALPASPLTWLAFLMAVALGVVVSFAVRFLVALSAFWLMDGAGVMQMCWLAGMFFSGLLLPLNLFPGLLGEVARALPWSSLLQVPADVFLGTYTGWGLVKAYAFQGGWALALLAAGRMLQSVATRRVVVQGG; this is translated from the coding sequence GTGCGGCTCTATGCGGTCGTCGCGGCGGGTGGGTTCCGGCGCTACGCGACGTACCGGGTGGCGACGGCGGCGGGGGTGTTCACCAACACCGTCTTCGGCTTCATCCTGGCGTACACCTATATCGCACTGTGGGACGAACGTCCGCAGCTCGGCGGATACGACCAGTCCCAGGCGCTCACCTATGTGTGGCTGGGCCAGGCACTGCTCATGACCTGCGCCATGATGGGCGGCGGTTTCGAGGACGAGCTGATCGAGCGCATCCGCACCGGTGACATCGCCATCGACCTCTACCGCCCGGCCGACCTCCAACTGTGGTGGCTGGCGGGCGACCTGGGCCGGGCCGCCTTCCACCTGCTGGGGCGGGGCATCGTGCCCATGGTGCTCGGCGCGATGGCCTTCGATCTGGCGCTGCCCGCCTCGCCGTTGACGTGGCTGGCCTTCCTGATGGCGGTGGCACTGGGCGTGGTGGTGAGCTTCGCGGTGCGGTTCCTGGTGGCGCTGTCGGCGTTCTGGCTGATGGACGGCGCCGGGGTGATGCAGATGTGCTGGCTGGCCGGCATGTTCTTCTCGGGGCTGCTGCTGCCGCTGAATCTCTTCCCCGGGCTGCTCGGCGAGGTGGCGAGGGCCCTGCCGTGGTCGTCGCTGCTGCAGGTCCCCGCCGATGTGTTCCTCGGCACGTACACGGGCTGGGGCCTGGTCAAGGCGTACGCCTTCCAGGGCGGCTGGGCGCTGGCGCTGCTGGCCGCCGGGCGGATGCTGCAGTCGGTGGCGACCCGCAGGGTGGTGGTCCAGGGTGGCTGA
- a CDS encoding DMT family transporter, whose translation MAWVLLVVAGLLEVGWSIGMKFTEGFTRLWPSVFTGAGIVASMLLLSYAAKSLPIGTAYGVWVGIGAAGAAVVGMLVLNEPVTAARIFFVCLLLVAVVGLKATSGH comes from the coding sequence ATGGCCTGGGTCCTGCTGGTTGTCGCCGGTCTGCTCGAGGTGGGCTGGTCGATCGGGATGAAGTTCACCGAGGGGTTCACCCGGCTGTGGCCGAGCGTGTTCACGGGTGCCGGGATCGTCGCGAGCATGCTGCTGCTGTCGTACGCGGCGAAGTCCCTGCCGATCGGTACGGCGTACGGGGTGTGGGTCGGTATCGGGGCGGCGGGTGCGGCCGTGGTCGGCATGCTGGTGCTGAACGAGCCGGTGACCGCCGCCCGGATCTTCTTCGTGTGTCTGTTGCTGGTCGCGGTGGTCGGTCTGAAGGCGACGTCGGGTCACTGA
- a CDS encoding transglycosylase domain-containing protein — MSDEPQQQGWTPRDATAAGPSDKDEKKKDRKRDKGKAPDTDTGTAPGANPGAVMDADMGAGKGGQEPEAGTDPDADQDPGTNADPGTDADAADSPDPDDPDDSSDGPGAAEGTVGSVGTTAVARKTRTRRPRRTGWRRAVPTWRVTLGSLLVASLLVIGGLVTGYLLVDIPPANAAATAQTNVYLYADGTHIARDGDINRENVSLDKIPLTVQHAVLAAEDRDFYSEPAIDPQAMVRAAWNTVTGKGKQSGSTITQQYVKNYYLGQEQTVTRKVKEFFIAIKLGRNQSKSEILEGYLNTSYFGRNAYGIQAAAHAYYGKDVEDLDVAEGAYLAGLLNAPNAYDVATHPEKKRAALARWNYVLGGMVKENWLSREERDALTFPMPRQAKPSSGLSGQGGYIVQAVKDHLDARGILDEQTLATGGHRITTTLQRPRQDALVAAVDDRVMSKLDSEREADRDVRVGGVSIEPDTGKVVAMYGGIDYTKQYVNNATRRDYQVGSTFKPFVFASAVENHSLTQERRPISPNAIYVGDSKRPVQGWDGPRYAPENEDDVSYGPITVREAADNSVNAVFAQMAVDVGPARVMHTAIALGLPSTTPDLSPSPSIALGPATASVLDMTGAYASLANHGKHTPYTLVEEISKNGVDIALPERRTVQAVSREAADTTTYILRGVVDGGTGSAAQSAGRPAAGKTGTAEEDRAAWFAGYTPSLATVVAVMGQNPKTGTQTSLYGALGMPRINGGGAPAEIWGQYTAAALEGSEVRDFELQLAPGADDPPPERRDPDDRGDSGDPEDVFRPRNPDEQAGEGRDSGPYGSGGGLPGTSRPPGAPGTSPGRPAGDGTPAGPGTGGALPTAALPPAAPSAPAEPARPAGRTQ, encoded by the coding sequence ATGAGCGACGAGCCGCAGCAGCAGGGCTGGACACCCCGGGACGCGACGGCAGCCGGCCCGTCCGACAAGGACGAGAAGAAGAAGGACAGGAAGAGAGACAAGGGCAAGGCCCCTGATACGGACACAGGCACGGCCCCGGGCGCAAACCCGGGCGCCGTCATGGACGCCGACATGGGCGCAGGCAAGGGGGGCCAGGAACCCGAGGCCGGCACGGACCCCGACGCCGACCAGGACCCCGGCACGAACGCGGACCCCGGCACGGACGCCGACGCCGCCGACAGCCCCGACCCCGACGACCCCGACGACTCCTCAGACGGCCCCGGCGCCGCCGAAGGCACCGTCGGGTCCGTCGGGACCACGGCCGTCGCGAGGAAGACCCGCACCCGCCGCCCCCGGCGCACCGGCTGGCGCCGCGCCGTCCCCACCTGGCGTGTCACGCTCGGCAGCCTGCTCGTCGCATCGCTGCTCGTCATCGGCGGGCTCGTCACCGGCTACCTGCTCGTCGACATCCCGCCCGCCAACGCCGCCGCCACCGCCCAGACCAACGTCTACCTCTACGCGGACGGCACCCACATCGCCCGCGACGGCGACATCAACCGCGAGAACGTCTCCCTCGACAAGATCCCGCTCACCGTCCAGCATGCCGTACTCGCCGCGGAGGACCGCGACTTCTACAGCGAACCCGCCATCGATCCCCAGGCGATGGTCCGCGCCGCCTGGAACACCGTCACCGGCAAGGGCAAGCAGTCCGGCTCCACCATCACCCAGCAGTACGTCAAGAACTACTACCTCGGCCAGGAACAGACCGTCACCCGCAAGGTGAAGGAGTTCTTCATCGCCATCAAGCTCGGCCGCAACCAGAGCAAGAGCGAAATCCTCGAGGGCTACCTCAACACCAGCTACTTCGGCCGCAACGCCTACGGCATCCAGGCCGCCGCCCACGCCTACTACGGCAAGGACGTCGAGGACCTCGACGTCGCCGAAGGGGCCTACCTCGCCGGACTCCTCAACGCGCCCAACGCCTACGACGTCGCCACCCACCCCGAGAAGAAAAGGGCGGCGCTCGCCCGCTGGAACTACGTGCTCGGCGGCATGGTGAAGGAGAACTGGCTCAGCCGCGAGGAGCGGGACGCCCTGACATTCCCCATGCCCCGTCAGGCGAAGCCCTCCAGCGGCCTGTCCGGGCAGGGCGGCTACATCGTGCAGGCCGTCAAGGACCACCTCGACGCCCGCGGCATCCTCGACGAGCAGACCCTCGCCACCGGCGGCCACCGCATCACCACCACACTCCAGCGCCCCAGACAGGACGCGCTCGTCGCCGCCGTCGACGACCGGGTGATGTCCAAGCTCGACAGCGAACGCGAGGCCGACCGCGACGTCCGCGTCGGCGGCGTCTCCATCGAACCGGACACCGGCAAGGTCGTCGCCATGTACGGCGGCATCGACTACACCAAGCAGTACGTCAACAACGCCACCCGGCGCGACTACCAGGTCGGCTCCACCTTCAAGCCGTTCGTCTTCGCCTCCGCCGTCGAGAACCACTCCCTCACCCAGGAACGGCGGCCCATCTCCCCCAACGCCATCTACGTCGGCGACAGCAAACGCCCCGTCCAGGGCTGGGACGGCCCCCGCTACGCCCCCGAGAACGAGGACGACGTCTCGTACGGCCCCATCACCGTCCGCGAGGCCGCCGACAACTCCGTCAACGCCGTCTTCGCACAGATGGCCGTCGACGTCGGCCCCGCCCGCGTCATGCACACCGCCATCGCCCTCGGCCTGCCCAGCACCACCCCCGACCTGAGCCCCTCCCCGTCCATCGCACTCGGCCCGGCCACCGCCAGCGTCCTCGACATGACCGGCGCGTACGCCAGCCTCGCCAACCACGGCAAGCACACCCCGTACACACTCGTCGAGGAGATCAGCAAGAACGGCGTCGACATCGCGCTCCCCGAGCGCCGCACCGTGCAGGCCGTCAGCCGCGAGGCCGCCGACACCACCACCTACATCCTGCGCGGCGTCGTCGACGGCGGCACCGGCTCCGCCGCCCAGTCCGCCGGCCGGCCCGCCGCAGGCAAGACCGGCACCGCGGAGGAGGACCGGGCCGCCTGGTTCGCCGGCTACACCCCGTCACTCGCCACCGTCGTCGCCGTCATGGGACAGAACCCGAAGACCGGCACCCAGACATCGCTGTACGGGGCGCTCGGCATGCCACGCATCAACGGCGGCGGCGCACCCGCCGAGATCTGGGGGCAGTACACCGCCGCCGCCCTCGAAGGCTCCGAGGTCCGGGACTTCGAACTGCAGCTCGCGCCCGGCGCGGACGACCCGCCGCCCGAGCGGCGCGACCCCGACGACCGGGGCGACTCGGGCGACCCCGAGGACGTCTTCCGGCCCCGCAACCCGGACGAGCAGGCCGGCGAAGGCCGCGACAGCGGCCCGTACGGCTCCGGCGGCGGACTGCCCGGCACCAGCCGGCCCCCCGGCGCTCCCGGGACATCCCCCGGACGGCCGGCCGGCGACGGCACACCGGCCGGACCCGGCACCGGCGGGGCCCTGCCCACGGCCGCACTCCCGCCGGCGGCACCATCCGCACCGGCGGAGCCCGCCAGGCCGGCCGGCCGGACTCAGTGA
- a CDS encoding HNH endonuclease signature motif containing protein — protein MPASPYTRERLAEAAGSSRTLSEALVKLGVDPKSSTRRYVLRRMRRMGTDTSHFEREGVRWTQEVLAPVVAASTSMCDVLRRLGLDVVGGNHTHISRRVKALGLDTSHFVPPARAGEARSRRTPQSLLSIQHPGSARRIPSERLHGAMATLGVPERCALCGTEPLWQGRPLPLEVDHVDGDWRNNRLENLRLLCPNCHSATDTYRGRAKSRPKTARREAGETGVGT, from the coding sequence ATGCCGGCGAGTCCGTACACGCGAGAGCGTCTGGCCGAGGCGGCGGGATCATCACGGACGCTGAGTGAGGCACTGGTGAAGCTGGGGGTGGACCCGAAGAGTTCTACGCGCCGCTACGTCCTCAGGCGCATGCGACGGATGGGGACGGACACGTCGCACTTCGAGCGGGAGGGCGTCCGGTGGACGCAGGAGGTTCTCGCGCCCGTTGTCGCCGCGTCCACGAGCATGTGCGACGTGCTGAGGCGGCTCGGACTCGATGTAGTGGGTGGCAACCACACCCATATCAGCCGTCGCGTCAAAGCTCTCGGCCTCGACACGTCGCACTTCGTACCGCCCGCCCGCGCCGGCGAAGCCAGATCACGCCGGACACCGCAATCGCTGCTGTCGATACAGCACCCGGGCAGTGCCCGACGCATTCCGAGCGAGCGGCTGCACGGCGCCATGGCCACACTCGGAGTGCCTGAGCGCTGCGCGCTCTGCGGCACCGAGCCGCTGTGGCAGGGCCGCCCTCTGCCGCTGGAGGTGGACCATGTGGACGGGGACTGGCGGAACAACAGGCTGGAGAACCTGCGCCTTCTGTGCCCGAACTGCCACTCGGCGACCGACACGTATCGGGGCAGAGCGAAGTCTCGGCCGAAGACGGCCCGGCGAGAAGCAGGAGAAACGGGCGTGGGCACGTGA
- a CDS encoding MFS transporter, translating into MADNGQEHPADPAAVKRHPVLFRTIEQRRNPRLRRTDITVTDEATVKRAVKAASLGNAMEWFDFGIYSYLAVTIGHVFFPPGNDTVQLLSSFATFAVAFLVRPLGGMVFGPLGDKIGRKKVLAATMILMAIGTGAIGLIPSYASIGFWAPALLILFRLVQGFSTGGEYGGGASTFIAEYAPDRRRGFFGSFLELGTLAGYVGAAGLVTVLTAWLGSDTMEAWGWRVPFLVAAPLGLVGVYLRLKLDETPAFQKLEAESARAPENTAVHLETTATGDLADIFRTYWPTLILCIALVGAYNITDYMLLSYMPTYLSDELGYSETHGLIILISVMAVLMLLINQVGRLNDHFGRKPLLMAGMLGFLFLSAPALLIGQGGIPAISAGMLMLGLSLVCLLGTMSAALPAMFPTHVRYGSLSVGYNLSASLFGGTTPLVITALISLTGSNMMPAYYSMAAALVGVIAVACMKETAQKPLDGSPPSVSSKEEAAEMVLAQAPDPKF; encoded by the coding sequence ATGGCCGATAACGGCCAGGAGCACCCGGCCGATCCCGCGGCGGTCAAACGCCACCCCGTACTCTTCCGCACCATCGAACAGCGGAGAAACCCCAGGCTACGGCGCACGGACATCACCGTCACCGACGAAGCAACGGTCAAACGGGCCGTCAAGGCCGCCTCGCTCGGCAATGCCATGGAGTGGTTCGACTTCGGGATCTACAGCTACCTGGCCGTCACCATCGGCCACGTCTTCTTCCCTCCGGGAAACGACACCGTCCAACTCCTCTCGTCCTTCGCGACCTTCGCCGTCGCCTTCCTCGTTCGCCCGCTCGGCGGAATGGTGTTCGGCCCTCTGGGTGACAAGATCGGCCGCAAGAAGGTGCTCGCCGCGACCATGATCCTCATGGCGATCGGCACCGGCGCCATCGGCCTGATCCCTTCGTACGCCAGCATCGGCTTCTGGGCCCCGGCCCTGCTGATCCTGTTCCGCCTCGTCCAGGGCTTCTCCACGGGCGGCGAATACGGCGGCGGCGCGTCCACCTTCATCGCCGAGTACGCCCCCGACAGACGACGCGGCTTCTTCGGCAGCTTCCTCGAACTCGGCACCCTCGCCGGCTACGTCGGCGCGGCCGGCCTGGTGACCGTCCTCACCGCATGGCTCGGCAGCGACACCATGGAGGCCTGGGGCTGGCGGGTGCCCTTCCTCGTCGCCGCGCCCCTGGGCCTCGTCGGCGTCTACCTGCGGCTCAAACTCGACGAGACCCCCGCCTTCCAGAAGCTCGAAGCGGAGTCCGCCCGCGCCCCCGAGAACACCGCCGTCCACCTCGAGACGACGGCCACGGGCGACCTCGCCGACATCTTCCGCACGTACTGGCCGACGCTGATCCTGTGCATCGCCCTCGTCGGCGCGTACAACATCACCGACTACATGCTGCTGTCGTACATGCCGACGTATTTGTCCGACGAGCTCGGCTACAGCGAGACCCACGGGCTGATCATCCTCATCAGCGTCATGGCCGTCCTGATGCTGCTCATCAACCAGGTGGGCCGCCTCAACGACCACTTCGGCCGCAAGCCGCTGCTGATGGCCGGCATGCTCGGCTTCCTGTTCCTCTCGGCCCCCGCGCTCCTGATCGGCCAGGGGGGCATCCCGGCGATCAGCGCGGGGATGCTGATGCTCGGCCTGTCGCTGGTCTGCCTGCTGGGCACGATGTCCGCGGCCCTCCCGGCCATGTTCCCGACCCATGTCCGGTACGGGTCACTGTCGGTCGGCTACAACCTCTCCGCCTCGCTGTTCGGCGGCACGACGCCGCTCGTCATCACGGCCCTGATCAGCCTCACCGGCAGCAACATGATGCCCGCGTACTACTCGATGGCGGCGGCCCTGGTCGGGGTGATCGCGGTCGCCTGCATGAAGGAGACCGCCCAGAAGCCCCTGGACGGCTCCCCGCCGTCGGTGTCCTCCAAGGAAGAGGCCGCCGAAATGGTCCTGGCCCAGGCCCCGGACCCCAAGTTCTGA
- a CDS encoding GroES family chaperonin, translated as MSANSHEHSPQHGPQHDKLPIRMLHDRVLVRTDIPEGERRSSGGIVIPATAAVGRRLAWAEVVAVGQSVRTVEPGDRVLYDPEDRAEVEVRGVAYVLMRERDLHAVAADRFQESEDSTGLYL; from the coding sequence GTGAGCGCCAACAGCCATGAGCACAGCCCCCAGCACGGCCCCCAGCACGACAAGCTGCCCATCCGGATGCTGCACGACCGGGTCCTGGTGAGGACCGATATTCCGGAGGGCGAGCGGCGTTCCAGCGGGGGCATCGTGATCCCGGCGACCGCGGCGGTGGGCCGGCGTCTGGCCTGGGCCGAGGTGGTCGCGGTCGGGCAGAGCGTGCGGACGGTGGAGCCGGGGGACCGGGTGCTGTACGACCCGGAGGACCGGGCCGAGGTCGAGGTGCGGGGCGTGGCGTACGTGCTGATGCGGGAGCGGGATCTGCACGCGGTGGCGGCGGACCGTTTCCAGGAGTCGGAGGACTCCACGGGGCTGTATCTGTAG
- the bcp gene encoding thioredoxin-dependent thiol peroxidase gives MSERLQPGDTAPAFTLPDADGNEVSLADHKGRKVIVYFYPAALTPGCTKQACDFTDNLELLAGAGYDVIGVSPDKPEKLAKFREKEDLKVTLVGDPSKEVLTAYGAFGEKKLYGKTVTGVIRSTVVVDEDGKVERALYNVKATGHVAKIIKDLGI, from the coding sequence ATGAGCGAGCGACTCCAGCCCGGCGACACCGCCCCCGCCTTCACCCTGCCCGACGCCGACGGCAACGAGGTCTCGCTCGCCGACCACAAGGGCCGCAAGGTGATCGTGTACTTCTACCCCGCCGCCCTCACCCCCGGCTGCACCAAGCAGGCCTGCGACTTCACCGACAACCTCGAGCTGCTGGCCGGCGCCGGCTACGACGTCATCGGCGTGTCGCCGGACAAGCCGGAGAAGCTCGCCAAGTTCCGCGAGAAGGAGGACCTCAAGGTCACGCTCGTCGGCGACCCCTCCAAGGAGGTCCTGACCGCGTACGGCGCCTTCGGCGAGAAGAAGCTCTACGGCAAGACGGTGACCGGTGTGATCCGTTCCACTGTCGTCGTCGACGAGGACGGCAAGGTCGAGCGAGCCCTGTACAACGTCAAGGCGACCGGTCACGTCGCCAAGATCATCAAGGATCTCGGCATCTGA
- a CDS encoding ATP-binding cassette domain-containing protein, producing MDFIELDGVEKVFDVRRKVGRLRREKHQVRAVDGISFTVPRGQMVGYIGPNGAGKSTTIKMLTGILTPSGGWLRVAGIDPSKERTRLAQRIGVVFGQRTTLWWDLPLRDSYRLMHRMYRIPDAVFRQNMDRCVELLDLAALLDVPVRQLSLGQRMRGDIAAALLHNPEVLYLDEPTIGLDVISKAKVREFLRDLNAERGTTVLLTTHDLTDIEQLCERVMVIDHGRLMYDGALAGLHEVGESERTLVVDLERELPPIELESARTLKVEGPRQWLAFPASASAAPLVAALAERYPLVDLSVREPDIEAVIAKMYAERPV from the coding sequence GTGGATTTCATCGAACTCGACGGCGTGGAGAAGGTCTTCGACGTACGGCGCAAGGTGGGCCGGCTGCGCAGGGAGAAGCACCAGGTGCGGGCCGTGGACGGGATCAGCTTCACCGTCCCCCGCGGCCAGATGGTCGGCTACATCGGCCCGAACGGCGCCGGCAAGTCCACCACCATCAAGATGCTCACCGGCATCCTCACTCCCAGCGGCGGCTGGCTCCGGGTCGCGGGCATCGACCCGTCGAAGGAGCGGACACGGCTCGCACAGCGCATCGGCGTCGTCTTCGGGCAGCGCACCACACTCTGGTGGGACCTGCCGCTGCGCGACTCGTACCGGCTGATGCACCGCATGTACCGCATCCCCGATGCGGTGTTCCGGCAGAACATGGACCGCTGCGTCGAACTGCTCGACCTGGCGGCGCTGTTGGACGTGCCGGTGCGTCAGCTGTCCCTGGGGCAGCGGATGCGGGGCGACATCGCGGCCGCCCTCCTCCACAATCCCGAAGTGCTGTACCTCGACGAGCCCACCATCGGGCTCGACGTGATCTCCAAGGCTAAGGTCCGGGAGTTCCTGCGCGACCTGAACGCCGAGCGCGGCACGACGGTCCTGCTGACCACGCACGACCTGACCGACATCGAGCAGTTGTGCGAACGCGTGATGGTCATCGACCACGGACGGCTCATGTACGACGGGGCGCTCGCCGGGCTGCACGAGGTCGGCGAGAGCGAGCGCACCCTGGTGGTGGACCTGGAGCGGGAGCTGCCGCCCATCGAGCTCGAATCGGCGCGGACGCTGAAGGTGGAGGGCCCGCGGCAGTGGCTGGCGTTCCCCGCCTCGGCGTCGGCTGCGCCGCTGGTCGCGGCGCTGGCGGAACGGTATCCGCTGGTGGACCTGTCGGTGCGGGAGCCGGACATCGAAGCCGTGATTGCGAAGATGTACGCGGAGCGCCCGGTCTGA
- a CDS encoding DUF3618 domain-containing protein, producing MSDARTPAQIEADIVRRRERLAETLDEIGVRVHPKTVIGDAKAKVAGTVDRTAGRAFVAVNRTVSDVKEKFVSEDGSPRLERVVPVALVAVGLVGLLAMSARRRRS from the coding sequence GTGTCGGATGCCAGGACCCCTGCGCAGATCGAGGCGGACATCGTCCGCAGGCGCGAGCGGCTCGCGGAGACGCTCGACGAGATCGGTGTGCGTGTGCACCCGAAGACGGTCATCGGTGACGCGAAGGCCAAGGTCGCCGGGACGGTGGACCGGACGGCCGGGCGGGCGTTCGTCGCGGTGAACCGGACCGTCTCGGACGTGAAGGAGAAGTTCGTGTCCGAGGACGGGTCGCCGAGGCTGGAGCGGGTGGTGCCGGTGGCGCTGGTGGCGGTCGGTCTCGTGGGCCTGCTCGCGATGTCGGCGCGCAGGCGCCGTTCGTGA
- the rdgB gene encoding RdgB/HAM1 family non-canonical purine NTP pyrophosphatase gives MTRLILATRNTGKITELRAILADAGLTHDLVGADAYPEVPDVKETGVTFAENALLKAHALARATGLPAVADDSGLCVDVLGGAPGIFSARWAGRHGDDRANLGLLLAQLADIDTPHRGAHFACAAALALPDGTERVVEGRLTGTLRRSPEGTNGFGYDPILQPDGESRTCAELTPAEKNAISHRGKAFRALVPVVKELLG, from the coding sequence ATGACCCGACTGATCCTCGCCACCCGCAACACCGGAAAGATCACCGAACTCAGGGCCATCCTCGCCGACGCCGGTCTCACCCACGACCTCGTCGGCGCGGACGCCTACCCGGAGGTCCCCGACGTCAAGGAAACCGGCGTCACCTTCGCCGAGAACGCCCTCCTCAAGGCCCACGCCCTCGCCAGGGCCACCGGCCTGCCCGCCGTCGCCGACGACTCCGGCCTCTGCGTCGACGTCCTCGGCGGCGCGCCCGGCATCTTCTCGGCCCGGTGGGCCGGCCGCCACGGCGACGACCGGGCCAACCTCGGACTGCTGCTCGCCCAGCTCGCCGACATCGACACCCCCCACCGCGGCGCCCACTTCGCCTGCGCGGCCGCCCTCGCTCTCCCGGACGGCACGGAACGCGTCGTGGAAGGCCGCCTGACCGGCACCCTCCGCCGCTCCCCCGAGGGCACGAACGGCTTCGGCTACGACCCGATCCTCCAGCCCGACGGCGAGTCGCGTACCTGCGCGGAACTGACCCCGGCGGAGAAGAACGCGATCAGCCACCGCGGCAAGGCCTTCCGGGCACTCGTCCCGGTGGTCAAGGAACTGCTGGGCTGA